One window of Bacteroidota bacterium genomic DNA carries:
- a CDS encoding helix-hairpin-helix domain-containing protein — translation MRNRLRDYFSFTDSERKGTVVLLLLVLVLVIYSFAKNKFSDPAGKEIAISEKWIPATDSTIAKNNLPDEKDDREQILVQDASPHSLYRQHELFNFDPNTIAEDDWVRLGLSPAQARVIKKYQSKGGTFRTKDDLKKMFVISGKFYNEIESYILLPEKNNSVAQNSSSTPFVSPPKKEKRIIELNTADSSDLVSVNGIGPAFAKRILEYRNRLGGFHSNEQLMEVYGIDAEKYSTLKDQVKTDSTYIRKININTAEISELRKHPYFSPAIAAALVNYRKQHGPFKNISDIRKCALVSDDLYRKIAPYLSL, via the coding sequence ATGAGAAACCGGCTGCGCGATTATTTTTCTTTTACCGACAGCGAACGCAAAGGAACGGTCGTACTGTTGCTGCTTGTTTTAGTACTCGTCATCTATTCATTCGCGAAAAATAAATTCAGCGATCCTGCCGGTAAAGAAATTGCCATCAGCGAAAAATGGATACCGGCAACAGATTCCACGATTGCAAAAAATAATTTGCCGGATGAAAAAGATGATCGCGAGCAAATACTCGTGCAGGATGCCTCTCCGCATTCACTCTATCGCCAGCATGAACTTTTTAATTTCGATCCGAATACGATTGCAGAAGATGACTGGGTACGGCTTGGATTGAGTCCTGCGCAGGCGCGCGTCATAAAAAAATATCAGTCGAAGGGAGGAACCTTCCGCACGAAAGACGATCTGAAAAAAATGTTCGTCATCTCCGGTAAATTTTACAACGAGATCGAATCGTACATTTTACTTCCAGAAAAAAATAATTCTGTCGCGCAGAATTCTTCCTCCACACCTTTCGTTTCTCCTCCGAAAAAAGAAAAAAGGATCATCGAACTGAACACAGCTGACAGCAGTGATCTTGTTTCAGTAAACGGAATTGGCCCCGCATTTGCAAAAAGAATTCTCGAATACCGCAATCGGCTGGGCGGATTTCATTCGAATGAACAACTGATGGAAGTGTACGGAATAGATGCAGAAAAATATTCCACGCTCAAGGACCAGGTGAAAACAGATTCCACTTACATCCGGAAAATAAATATCAATACCGCGGAAATTTCAGAATTGAGAAAGCATCCTTATTTTTCTCCGGCAATAGCGGCTGCACTCGTGAATTACCGGAAACAGCACGGGCCGTTTAAAAATATTTCTGATATCCGCAAATGCGCTTTGGTGAGTGACGATTTATACCGTAAAATTGCACCCTACCTTTCGCTGTAA
- a CDS encoding nucleotidyltransferase family protein, translated as MIKEAIILAGGLGTRLRSAVNDLPKSMADVNGKPFLHYLFLHLQKHGISKAVLSVGYMAEKIESHFGKNYLGIEINYAYENEPIGTGGGIRLAMEKCSGAHVLAMNGDSFLNLDLKIFSETHLSGTADATLALRKVNDASRYGTVQLDGTRIIAFREKDPLAHGNALINAGVYALRMKTFLRNTESEKSFSIELDFFGKLAEKLWLQSFPCDGYFIDIGIPEDYERAKSEFGNLRFEI; from the coding sequence ATGATCAAAGAAGCCATTATACTCGCAGGTGGATTAGGAACACGATTGCGTTCTGCAGTGAATGACTTGCCGAAGTCGATGGCCGATGTGAACGGAAAACCTTTCCTGCATTATTTATTTCTTCATTTACAAAAACACGGAATTTCAAAAGCAGTTCTTTCTGTCGGGTACATGGCTGAAAAAATCGAATCGCATTTCGGAAAAAATTATCTCGGAATAGAAATTAATTATGCTTACGAAAATGAACCGATCGGTACCGGCGGCGGAATTCGCCTCGCTATGGAAAAATGTTCTGGCGCGCACGTGCTCGCTATGAACGGCGACAGTTTTCTGAATCTCGATCTGAAAATATTTTCCGAAACACATCTTTCCGGAACTGCCGATGCAACACTCGCATTGCGGAAAGTGAATGACGCTTCACGCTACGGAACCGTTCAACTCGACGGAACAAGAATTATTGCTTTCCGCGAAAAAGATCCGCTCGCGCACGGGAACGCGCTCATCAATGCAGGCGTATATGCGCTGCGCATGAAAACTTTTCTCCGTAATACAGAAAGTGAAAAAAGTTTTTCCATCGAGCTTGATTTCTTCGGAAAACTGGCTGAAAAATTGTGGCTGCAGAGTTTTCCCTGCGACGGTTATTTTATTGATATCGGAATTCCCGAAGATTATGAGCGGGCGAAGAGCGAATTCGGAAATTTGAGATTTGAGATCTGA
- a CDS encoding site-specific DNA-methyltransferase, with amino-acid sequence MKKKRVQGGIATSDMICSASVGGNEGVFMDILKLHVKEGSRIADVTFGKGVFWNAVDLTKYSLIPSDLCLKKDTLKKYSLLEPLSGVDCRKLPYEDLSFDCLVLDPPYMESFYRENKKHIGGMGTHFAFREAYSSVNGIESSEAKWHDAVTEMYEKAGKEAFRVLKNNGVLIVKCQDEVSANLQRLTHVEIITAYEQMGFYTKDLFVVVRNNKPVVSRTLGQKHARKNHSYFIIFIKQKSRVKSFRVPYVNGQAKQKGLKQMEIELEMK; translated from the coding sequence ATGAAAAAGAAAAGAGTACAGGGAGGTATAGCAACATCAGATATGATTTGTTCTGCTTCTGTCGGAGGAAACGAAGGTGTCTTTATGGACATTTTGAAATTGCATGTTAAGGAAGGAAGTAGAATAGCAGATGTAACTTTTGGTAAAGGTGTCTTTTGGAATGCCGTTGATTTGACAAAATATAGTTTGATTCCATCAGACCTTTGTTTAAAGAAAGATACTTTAAAGAAATATTCATTATTAGAGCCATTGTCTGGAGTTGATTGTAGAAAGTTACCATATGAAGATTTATCTTTCGATTGTCTAGTTCTTGACCCACCGTACATGGAAAGTTTTTATAGAGAAAATAAAAAACACATTGGTGGAATGGGAACTCACTTCGCATTTAGAGAGGCGTACTCTTCTGTCAATGGAATAGAAAGTTCAGAAGCGAAATGGCATGATGCCGTAACTGAAATGTATGAGAAGGCGGGCAAAGAAGCATTCCGTGTACTAAAGAACAACGGTGTTTTAATTGTCAAATGTCAGGATGAAGTAAGTGCGAATTTACAACGACTTACTCATGTTGAGATTATTACAGCTTACGAACAAATGGGTTTTTACACTAAGGACTTGTTTGTTGTAGTGCGAAATAATAAACCCGTTGTAAGTAGAACGCTAGGTCAAAAACACGCGAGAAAAAACCATTCTTACTTTATTATATTTATAAAACAAAAAAGTCGCGTCAAGAGTTTCCGCGTTCCTTATGTAAACGGTCAAGCAAAACAAAAGGGTCTGAAACAAATGGAGATTGAATTGGAAATGAAATAG
- the raiA gene encoding ribosome-associated translation inhibitor RaiA: MDIQIQSIHFTADKKLLDFIEEKIGKLNHYYDRIISSEVFLRLDRSGESANKIAEIRLSVPGNDLYVKRQCKTFEEAVDSGIAALSKQVKRYKEKQKAY; the protein is encoded by the coding sequence ATGGATATCCAGATTCAATCCATCCATTTCACAGCCGACAAGAAGCTTCTTGATTTCATCGAAGAGAAGATCGGCAAACTCAATCATTACTATGACCGGATCATCAGCTCCGAGGTTTTTCTTCGCTTGGATCGTTCCGGTGAGAGTGCCAACAAAATAGCCGAGATCAGGTTGAGCGTTCCTGGAAATGATCTTTATGTTAAGCGTCAATGTAAAACGTTCGAAGAAGCGGTAGATTCCGGAATTGCCGCATTGTCGAAACAAGTGAAGCGTTATAAGGAAAAGCAAAAAGCGTATTGA
- a CDS encoding adenine phosphoribosyltransferase — MDSIRKAIRNVPDFPKPGINFKDITPLLQDPELGIEIVSAFAERLEKIPVDAIVGIESRGFLFGYLLAMEMNVPFIPIRKSGKLPWKTIGVDYALEYGTARVEMHEDALEAGMHVLVHDDLLATGGTAAAAAQLVRMKKAKVSAFAFVVELDFLEGRKNLISYSENIISLVNY; from the coding sequence TTGGATTCCATTCGCAAAGCCATTCGCAACGTCCCTGATTTTCCTAAGCCGGGGATCAACTTCAAAGACATTACTCCGCTGCTGCAGGATCCTGAACTCGGAATAGAAATTGTTTCCGCATTTGCAGAACGGCTCGAAAAAATTCCGGTTGATGCTATTGTAGGAATTGAAAGCCGCGGATTTCTTTTCGGTTACCTGCTCGCCATGGAAATGAATGTTCCGTTCATTCCTATTCGTAAATCAGGAAAACTTCCGTGGAAAACCATTGGCGTCGATTACGCGCTCGAGTACGGAACCGCGCGCGTGGAGATGCACGAGGACGCGCTCGAAGCAGGCATGCACGTGCTTGTGCACGATGATCTTCTTGCTACCGGAGGAACCGCAGCCGCAGCCGCACAATTGGTTCGAATGAAAAAAGCAAAAGTTTCTGCATTCGCATTTGTAGTGGAACTCGATTTTCTCGAGGGAAGAAAAAATCTTATTTCGTATTCTGAAAATATTATCAGTCTTGTGAATTATTGA
- a CDS encoding helix-turn-helix transcriptional regulator, which yields MQKDILKQFGQRLKEIRTAKGLSQEQLSDLTDIDRSYISDVERGLRNIAIENVTALAEAFKVPVYQFFLNADNLLEKWNINLNQLEELILKNPSLRGFVIGYLAEAKVRELFAKDKRITSLKKFDDHDRTNKHDLVITYKGKEYSFEIKSLQTATVKPSKHDNIELEARFQCDASDRRKIKLKSGKVVETTCLKFGEFDIIAVNLYAFKNKWNFAFAFNKDLPSSEFKKYPPAIRKHLIKSIIPISFPIQSPFVSDPFVLLDRLHKERGNS from the coding sequence GTGCAAAAAGACATACTAAAACAATTCGGACAGAGATTAAAAGAAATCAGGACTGCTAAAGGGCTTTCCCAAGAGCAACTTTCTGACCTCACAGACATTGACAGAAGTTACATCAGTGATGTAGAACGCGGACTTCGCAACATTGCCATTGAAAATGTTACTGCTCTTGCCGAAGCTTTCAAAGTTCCAGTATACCAGTTTTTTTTGAATGCCGACAATCTTCTTGAAAAGTGGAACATTAACTTAAATCAACTTGAAGAACTGATCTTAAAGAATCCAAGTTTAAGGGGGTTCGTAATTGGCTACTTAGCAGAGGCAAAAGTAAGAGAGTTATTTGCAAAGGATAAGAGAATAACTTCACTCAAGAAATTTGACGACCATGACAGAACAAACAAACATGACCTTGTAATCACTTACAAAGGAAAAGAATATTCTTTTGAAATTAAATCGCTCCAGACTGCGACAGTTAAACCATCAAAACATGATAACATAGAACTTGAAGCAAGATTTCAGTGTGACGCTTCAGACAGAAGAAAAATAAAACTCAAAAGCGGGAAAGTGGTTGAAACAACTTGTCTAAAATTTGGTGAGTTTGATATTATAGCTGTAAATCTTTATGCCTTCAAAAATAAATGGAACTTTGCATTTGCATTTAACAAAGACCTGCCAAGTTCAGAGTTTAAGAAATATCCTCCGGCAATAAGAAAACATCTCATCAAATCAATAATTCCTATTTCATTTCCAATTCAATCTCCATTTGTTTCAGACCCTTTTGTTTTGCTTGACCGTTTACATAAGGAACGCGGAAACTCTTGA
- a CDS encoding acyl-CoA dehydrogenase family protein — MEFSLSENQQMIAGMIRKFGDEHIRPHLMEWDETQKFPVEVMKKLGDIGLLGVLVPQEYGGSGFGYFEYVTALTEIGKICGSICLSVAAHNSLCTGHIMQFGNEEQKKKYLPKLATGEWIGAWGLTEQNTGSDAGGMLTTAIPDGDHFILNGSKNFITHAISGDVSVVIARTGEKGDSHGMTAFIIEKGTKGFSSGKKENKLGMRASETAELIFQDCRVHKSQVMGKVGEGFIQAMKVLDGGRISIAAVALGIAKGAYEAALKYSKERQQFGKPISYFQAIAFKLADMATEIEAAELLTFQAADLKNRGQKVTKQSAFAKYYASEVSVRVATEAVQIFGGYGYTKDFPAEKYYRDSKLCTIGEGTSEIQKLVISREVINE, encoded by the coding sequence ATGGAATTTTCCCTCAGTGAAAACCAGCAGATGATTGCTGGAATGATCCGCAAATTCGGAGATGAGCACATTCGCCCACATTTGATGGAGTGGGATGAAACGCAGAAATTTCCTGTAGAGGTAATGAAGAAACTCGGAGATATTGGATTGCTGGGCGTGCTTGTTCCGCAGGAATACGGCGGATCGGGATTCGGTTATTTTGAATATGTAACTGCGCTTACAGAGATCGGAAAAATTTGCGGATCGATCTGTCTTTCTGTTGCTGCGCACAATTCGCTTTGCACCGGGCACATTATGCAATTCGGAAATGAAGAGCAGAAGAAAAAATATTTACCGAAGCTCGCTACCGGGGAATGGATAGGAGCGTGGGGACTCACCGAACAGAATACAGGATCGGACGCGGGCGGAATGCTCACCACTGCAATTCCGGACGGAGATCATTTTATTCTCAACGGTTCGAAAAATTTTATCACGCATGCAATCTCGGGCGATGTGTCGGTGGTGATCGCACGCACAGGAGAAAAAGGAGATTCGCACGGCATGACGGCTTTCATTATTGAGAAAGGAACGAAAGGATTCTCATCCGGAAAAAAAGAAAACAAACTCGGCATGCGCGCTTCTGAAACGGCAGAACTTATTTTCCAGGATTGCCGCGTTCACAAAAGTCAGGTGATGGGAAAAGTGGGAGAAGGATTTATTCAGGCGATGAAAGTGCTCGATGGCGGAAGAATTTCCATTGCAGCAGTTGCGCTTGGCATTGCAAAAGGAGCGTATGAAGCTGCGCTGAAATATTCCAAAGAGCGCCAGCAATTCGGAAAACCAATTTCTTATTTCCAGGCCATCGCTTTTAAACTGGCTGATATGGCAACAGAAATTGAAGCAGCCGAGCTGCTCACTTTCCAGGCGGCAGATCTGAAAAACCGCGGCCAAAAAGTAACGAAGCAATCGGCTTTTGCAAAATATTATGCTTCTGAAGTTTCTGTTCGTGTTGCAACTGAAGCTGTGCAGATCTTCGGTGGATACGGTTACACGAAAGATTTTCCCGCAGAAAAATATTACCGCGATTCGAAACTCTGCACGATCGGTGAAGGAACATCCGAGATCCAGAAACTCGTGATCTCACGCGAAGTGATCAATGAATAA
- a CDS encoding dehydrogenase, whose translation MMIKSKAPLRLGLAGGGTDVSPYSDLFGGAILNATISSYAYATIEPLDNGKIEFVSGSAENIFIHSSSAELPINDRATELQCGVYNRIVKQFTKKPLSFRMTTWIDAPQGSGLGTSSTLVVAILGAFKEWLNLPLGQYDIAHIAYEIERIEMKMAGGKQDQYAATFGGINFLEFLANDKVIVNPLALKPDVLNELEMNLLLYFTETKRDSANIIAHQVENVKKNNTEAIEATHQLKAQAQLMKECLLRGETNKIGEVLNMGWMHKKKMAAAISNDLLDTIYDAALKAGATGGKISGAGGGGFMFFYCPGTTRLKVAKALEQFGGRTKSFTFTNHGLTTWTI comes from the coding sequence ATGATGATAAAATCAAAAGCACCACTTCGATTAGGTCTCGCCGGAGGAGGAACAGACGTTTCTCCCTATAGCGATCTTTTCGGTGGCGCAATTCTGAATGCAACCATTTCCAGTTACGCATACGCAACCATCGAACCGCTTGACAACGGGAAAATAGAATTCGTTTCCGGAAGCGCAGAGAATATTTTCATTCATTCTTCTTCTGCAGAATTGCCAATTAATGATCGTGCGACAGAATTACAATGCGGCGTTTACAACCGCATCGTAAAACAATTCACAAAAAAACCATTGTCGTTCCGCATGACCACATGGATCGATGCACCTCAGGGATCCGGGCTCGGAACATCATCCACTCTTGTCGTTGCCATTCTCGGCGCGTTCAAAGAATGGCTCAATCTTCCGCTCGGGCAGTACGACATCGCGCACATTGCGTACGAGATCGAGCGCATAGAAATGAAAATGGCCGGAGGAAAACAGGATCAGTACGCGGCGACTTTCGGCGGAATTAATTTTCTCGAATTTCTTGCGAATGATAAAGTGATCGTGAATCCGCTTGCATTGAAACCGGATGTGCTGAATGAACTCGAGATGAATCTTCTCCTCTACTTCACCGAAACAAAAAGAGATTCAGCGAACATTATTGCGCACCAGGTGGAAAACGTGAAAAAAAATAATACCGAAGCGATCGAAGCGACACATCAGCTAAAAGCGCAGGCGCAACTGATGAAAGAATGTTTGCTTCGCGGAGAAACAAATAAGATCGGTGAAGTTTTGAATATGGGCTGGATGCATAAAAAGAAAATGGCCGCGGCAATTTCAAACGATCTGCTCGATACTATTTATGATGCAGCATTGAAAGCCGGAGCTACGGGTGGAAAAATTTCAGGCGCCGGCGGAGGAGGGTTCATGTTCTTCTATTGCCCGGGAACAACGCGATTGAAAGTTGCGAAAGCGCTCGAACAATTCGGAGGCCGCACCAAATCATTTACATTTACAAATCACGGACTCACCACATGGACGATCTGA
- a CDS encoding 30S ribosomal protein S21 translates to MIVVAVKEGESLEKALKKFKKKFEKTGTVRELRDRQKFTKPSVRKRETKLKAIYKQQLQINTEI, encoded by the coding sequence ATGATCGTAGTAGCAGTAAAAGAAGGCGAATCGCTGGAAAAAGCGCTCAAGAAGTTCAAGAAGAAGTTTGAAAAAACAGGAACAGTGCGTGAACTCCGCGACCGTCAGAAATTCACCAAACCGTCGGTTCGCAAGCGCGAGACGAAGCTGAAGGCTATTTACAAGCAGCAGTTGCAGATCAACACCGAGATCTGA
- a CDS encoding S8 family peptidase, whose protein sequence is MKKIFLPAFIGLCISLSAQKKGDAAPPNWFNLYYNVDDVRGVGTEKTYSELLSGKKADTIIVAVIDGGVDYTHEDLKDVMWHNPKEIPGNGIDDDKNGYVDDVYGWNFIGGKDGKDVQYDNLELVRLYRPLYKKYKGMDSTEVPAADKKEFSQYLAYKKDFDSQVMQMQNAKKQIAYIAAYLADMKKQRKHDSLTYADFKAYQPSEMFEKIHKRLKLFLRSEKSWNDFVGSISEGADEVNARLDYNLNLDYDPRDIVGDNYDDVTEHFYGNNDVKGPDALHGTHVAGIIAANRMNNIGIMGVNTAVKIMAVRVVPNGDERDKDVANGIRYAVDNGAKVINMSFGKAYSLNKKIVDDAVKYAESKGVLLVHAAGNDSKDNDSGNNFPSKYYLDGGEASNWIEVGALNWKEGKNSCAPFSNYGQTHVDVFAPGVDIKSCKSNGGYIDESGTSMASPVTAGVAALLKVYYPNLTPAQIREIIMKSSDQSMKKKKVIKPGEKKKKVVFGTLSASGGTVDLYAAFKLAATYK, encoded by the coding sequence ATGAAAAAAATATTTCTTCCTGCATTCATCGGCCTTTGTATTTCACTTTCTGCGCAGAAAAAAGGTGATGCTGCTCCGCCAAACTGGTTCAATCTTTATTACAACGTTGACGACGTGCGCGGAGTGGGAACTGAAAAAACCTATTCCGAATTACTCAGCGGAAAAAAAGCAGACACGATCATTGTCGCGGTTATTGACGGCGGAGTGGATTACACGCACGAAGATTTGAAAGATGTGATGTGGCACAACCCGAAAGAAATTCCGGGAAATGGGATCGATGATGACAAGAATGGTTATGTGGATGATGTGTACGGCTGGAATTTCATTGGAGGAAAAGACGGGAAAGATGTGCAGTATGATAATCTTGAACTCGTGCGCCTCTATCGCCCGCTCTATAAAAAATACAAAGGCATGGATTCGACCGAAGTTCCTGCTGCCGACAAAAAAGAATTTTCACAATATCTCGCTTACAAAAAAGATTTTGACAGCCAGGTGATGCAGATGCAGAATGCTAAAAAACAGATCGCATACATTGCCGCTTATCTCGCTGATATGAAAAAGCAAAGGAAACACGATTCGCTCACCTACGCCGATTTCAAAGCGTACCAGCCATCAGAAATGTTTGAAAAAATTCACAAACGCCTGAAACTTTTTCTCCGCAGTGAAAAATCGTGGAATGATTTCGTCGGAAGTATTTCCGAAGGGGCAGACGAAGTGAATGCGCGGCTCGATTACAATCTTAATCTCGATTATGATCCGCGCGATATTGTAGGTGATAATTATGATGATGTGACAGAACATTTTTATGGCAACAATGATGTGAAGGGGCCTGATGCGCTGCACGGAACGCACGTTGCCGGAATTATAGCAGCGAATCGCATGAACAACATCGGCATAATGGGGGTGAATACAGCAGTGAAAATTATGGCGGTGCGCGTTGTTCCCAATGGCGATGAACGCGATAAAGATGTGGCAAACGGAATCCGTTACGCGGTGGACAATGGTGCAAAAGTGATCAACATGAGTTTCGGGAAAGCGTATTCACTCAATAAAAAAATTGTGGATGATGCAGTGAAATATGCCGAGAGCAAAGGCGTGCTTCTTGTGCACGCTGCCGGAAACGACAGCAAAGACAACGATTCGGGAAATAATTTTCCTTCGAAATATTATCTCGACGGCGGAGAGGCGTCCAACTGGATAGAAGTGGGCGCACTCAACTGGAAAGAAGGAAAAAATTCCTGCGCACCATTTTCCAATTACGGTCAAACGCATGTGGATGTTTTTGCTCCCGGTGTCGATATCAAATCGTGCAAGAGCAATGGCGGTTACATTGATGAAAGCGGAACAAGTATGGCATCACCGGTTACTGCCGGAGTTGCTGCACTGCTGAAAGTTTATTATCCAAATCTCACGCCCGCGCAGATACGCGAGATCATCATGAAATCATCTGATCAGTCGATGAAAAAAAAGAAAGTGATAAAGCCCGGTGAGAAAAAGAAAAAAGTTGTTTTCGGAACGCTGAGTGCGAGCGGGGGAACGGTGGATCTGTATGCAGCGTTTAAATTGGCGGCGACGTATAAGTAG
- a CDS encoding glycosyltransferase translates to MRGGLATFDELLCRSLNSSGNDARIISYSLQYPSFLFPGTTQYDESGRAPEGIKIETKINSVNPFNWIAVGNYIKKEKPDFLLIRYWLPFMGPALGTILRRAKKNRNTKIIAIVDNAIPHEKRFGDKMFSNYFLKKCDGYLTMSHKVLDDLKQFTNSDKKLFTEHPLYTSFGDAVEKSAARKHLGLNENEKYLLFFGFIRRYKGLDLLLESIADERVRKMNLKLIVAGEFYEDRKYYSDIIEKLDLKNSVILKTDFIPNEEVKWYFSACDLVTQTYHSATQSGVTKVALQFDKPSLVTNVGGLGDIIHHEKSGYVVQPDKKIIADCIVDFYENEREKDFVNATIEEKKKYGWDVMVNSIEKLYQSIQ, encoded by the coding sequence CTGCGCGGAGGACTTGCAACTTTTGATGAACTGCTCTGCAGATCGCTGAATTCTTCGGGTAATGATGCAAGAATAATTTCCTATTCGCTGCAATATCCTTCCTTTCTTTTTCCGGGAACAACGCAATACGATGAAAGCGGAAGAGCACCCGAAGGAATAAAAATTGAAACAAAAATAAATTCCGTCAATCCGTTCAACTGGATCGCTGTTGGCAATTATATCAAAAAAGAAAAACCTGATTTCCTTCTCATCCGCTACTGGCTTCCGTTCATGGGCCCTGCACTCGGTACTATTCTCCGTCGCGCGAAAAAAAATCGCAACACAAAAATTATTGCCATCGTCGATAATGCAATTCCGCATGAAAAAAGGTTTGGCGATAAAATGTTTTCAAATTATTTTCTGAAAAAATGTGACGGCTATCTTACCATGTCGCATAAAGTGCTGGACGATCTCAAACAATTCACCAATTCCGATAAAAAACTTTTTACCGAACATCCGCTCTACACTTCATTCGGAGACGCCGTGGAAAAATCCGCAGCAAGAAAACATTTAGGGCTGAATGAAAATGAAAAATATCTTTTGTTCTTTGGTTTCATCCGCCGGTACAAAGGGCTTGATCTTCTTCTCGAATCCATCGCGGATGAGCGCGTGCGCAAAATGAATCTCAAACTCATTGTTGCCGGAGAATTCTATGAAGACCGGAAATATTACAGCGACATCATAGAAAAACTCGATCTGAAAAATTCCGTCATCCTCAAAACCGATTTCATTCCCAATGAAGAAGTGAAATGGTATTTCTCTGCCTGCGATCTCGTCACACAAACATATCATTCCGCAACACAAAGCGGCGTGACAAAAGTCGCCTTACAATTCGACAAACCTTCGCTCGTTACGAACGTAGGCGGACTCGGCGATATCATTCATCACGAAAAATCGGGATACGTGGTGCAACCGGATAAAAAAATAATTGCCGACTGCATCGTGGATTTTTATGAGAATGAAAGAGAAAAAGATTTTGTGAACGCAACGATCGAAGAGAAAAAAAAATACGGATGGGATGTGATGGTAAACAGCATTGAAAAATTGTATCAGTCCATTCAATAG
- a CDS encoding D-sedoheptulose 7-phosphate isomerase — protein sequence MDDLNFIKSKIDASAKLKSSLLANEAILSSMVKLKEQVVLCYNHGGKVLWAGNGGSAADAQHLAAELSGRFYYDRAPLSSEALHVNTSYLTAVANDYSYDVVYSRLVQAIGKKGDILIGLSTSGNSANVVNAMIKAKEMGILTVGFTGESGGKMKPHSDLLINIPSTDTPRIQECHMLLGHTLCEMVEMKLFPGK from the coding sequence ATGGACGATCTGAATTTCATCAAATCGAAAATAGACGCTTCTGCAAAACTGAAAAGTTCGTTGCTTGCCAATGAAGCGATCCTGTCTTCGATGGTAAAACTCAAGGAACAGGTTGTGTTATGTTACAACCACGGAGGAAAAGTGCTATGGGCCGGTAATGGAGGAAGCGCCGCTGATGCACAACACCTCGCTGCCGAATTATCAGGAAGATTTTATTACGACCGTGCCCCACTCTCTTCTGAAGCGCTCCATGTAAATACTTCTTACCTCACTGCAGTGGCGAATGATTACAGTTACGATGTTGTTTACTCGCGACTCGTTCAGGCGATCGGAAAAAAAGGAGACATTCTCATCGGGCTTTCCACCAGCGGGAATTCAGCGAACGTGGTGAATGCGATGATAAAAGCGAAAGAGATGGGAATACTTACTGTTGGATTCACAGGAGAAAGTGGCGGAAAAATGAAACCGCATTCCGATCTGCTCATCAATATTCCATCAACCGACACACCGCGCATACAGGAGTGCCACATGCTGCTCGGGCATACGCTGTGCGAGATGGTGGAAATGAAATTGTTTCCCGGAAAATAA